The Candidatus Schneideria nysicola genome contains a region encoding:
- the lpdA gene encoding dihydrolipoyl dehydrogenase produces MKVNEVRTQVVIIGAGPGGYAAALRCMDLGLNGILVESSTVLGGVCLNQGCIPSKALLHVAKVIRESLSFIDKGIIFNKPSIDIKKIRNWKDKIICTLNTNLINMAQLRKLKLIYGHGRFIKPNLLEVKENDHTTTHIIFEHAIIATGSRPIILPLIPYEDSRIWSSSDALNIPHIPKRLLIIGGGVIGLEMATIYSALGSIVDIIESYENILPMVDKEITKFFIKNIKNKFNLMLETVFVKIIPQKEGIYVEMKQKMKTFNQIYDNILVTVGRRPNSDTLSLQLVDIEVDKKEFIKVDKQMRTNIPNIYAIGDIISQPMLAHKSTHQGHIAAEVISGKNHFFNPKVIPSIVYTDPEIAWIGISEKEAKKIGIEYEIVTFPWLASGKAITSCTQNGMTRLIFNKKNNRIIGGSVVGHNGGELLGEIGIAIEMGANAEDIALTIHAHPTLYESIGLAAEIYMGTITDLPNFKSKK; encoded by the coding sequence ATGAAAGTTAATGAAGTACGTACTCAAGTTGTTATTATTGGTGCTGGACCAGGAGGATATGCTGCCGCTTTACGTTGTATGGATTTAGGTTTAAATGGAATTTTAGTGGAGTCTTCTACAGTTCTAGGAGGAGTATGTCTGAATCAAGGTTGTATTCCATCAAAAGCATTATTACATGTTGCTAAAGTTATAAGAGAATCTTTATCTTTTATAGATAAAGGGATTATTTTTAACAAACCTAGTATCGATATAAAAAAAATTCGTAATTGGAAAGATAAAATAATTTGTACATTAAATACTAATTTAATTAACATGGCTCAATTACGTAAATTAAAATTAATTTATGGTCATGGTAGGTTTATCAAACCTAATCTATTAGAAGTTAAAGAAAATGATCATACTACTACGCATATCATATTCGAACATGCTATTATAGCAACAGGTTCTCGTCCTATAATCCTTCCATTAATTCCATATGAGGATTCACGTATTTGGAGTTCTAGCGATGCATTAAATATACCTCATATACCAAAAAGATTATTAATTATTGGTGGAGGGGTTATTGGATTAGAAATGGCAACAATATATAGTGCTTTAGGTTCTATCGTCGATATAATCGAATCTTATGAGAATATTTTACCAATGGTTGATAAAGAAATTACTAAATTTTTTATAAAAAACATAAAAAATAAATTTAATTTAATGCTAGAAACAGTTTTTGTCAAAATTATCCCTCAAAAAGAAGGTATTTATGTAGAAATGAAACAAAAGATGAAAACCTTTAATCAAATTTATGACAATATATTAGTTACCGTAGGTCGTAGACCAAATAGTGATACATTATCACTACAATTAGTAGATATCGAAGTCGATAAGAAAGAATTTATTAAAGTGGATAAACAAATGCGAACTAATATTCCTAATATTTATGCTATAGGAGATATCATTAGTCAACCTATGCTTGCACACAAAAGTACTCATCAGGGTCATATTGCCGCAGAAGTTATTTCAGGTAAAAATCACTTTTTTAATCCTAAAGTTATTCCATCTATTGTCTATACGGATCCAGAAATTGCTTGGATAGGTATAAGCGAAAAAGAAGCAAAAAAAATAGGAATAGAATATGAAATAGTAACATTTCCATGGTTGGCTTCCGGTAAAGCTATTACTTCTTGTACTCAAAATGGCATGACAAGACTTATATTTAACAAAAAAAATAATAGAATTATTGGTGGTTCAGTAGTCGGTCATAATGGGGGAGAGCTATTAGGAGAGATTGGTATTGCTATTGAAATGGGTGCTAATGCAGAAGATATTGCATTAACTATCCATGCACATCCTACATTATATGAATCCATTGGGTTAGCAGCCGAAATTTACATGGGTACAATTACGGATTTACCAAATTTTAAATCTAAAAAATAG
- the der gene encoding ribosome biogenesis GTPase Der has protein sequence MKFIFSIALIGRHNVGKSTLFNRITSTNEALVTKSAGSTRDRKYGCTIINNYIVKIIDTASIELINAHQDKNSIESSIIKQSIIAINESDLIFFMVDTQTGIIAADLEIAHYLYTCNKNIMVIANKCDNYNTHGISEFFSLGMGEIYPISALQGLGLNNLLRKTVKNIIKKNLDNPPSLEERLEERVVEKIKSSSSNHSIRVAIVGRPNAGKSMLINRILGENRLIVYDFPGTTREKITIPIVRNNKHYTLIDTAGIRKKIKNKEEVETLSIIQTFKAIKVSHIVMIVIDATIGVTDEDLSLLKSIIERGHSILIIFNKWDLLSETRKKYIKNVSLIRLKFVSFARIHFISALYETKSGLDKMFQSINETFFYANKRISTALATRILLEAVKKHSPPILRRRRIKLKYAHIGGYNPLLFIIHGNQVRALSESYKRYLVNYFRNALKIIGSPIQIKLIESTNPYIS, from the coding sequence ATGAAATTTATTTTTTCTATTGCTTTAATTGGACGTCACAATGTTGGAAAGTCTACTTTATTTAATAGAATAACATCTACTAATGAAGCACTTGTGACAAAATCAGCCGGATCAACAAGAGATAGAAAATATGGTTGTACTATAATAAATAATTATATTGTTAAAATCATTGATACTGCTAGTATAGAATTAATTAATGCTCATCAAGACAAAAACTCTATAGAATCATCCATAATCAAACAGTCTATTATTGCGATTAACGAATCGGATTTGATATTTTTTATGGTAGATACTCAAACTGGAATTATTGCCGCTGATCTAGAAATTGCTCATTATTTATATACTTGTAACAAAAATATTATGGTTATTGCAAATAAATGTGATAATTATAACACTCATGGAATAAGTGAGTTTTTTTCTTTAGGGATGGGAGAAATTTATCCTATTTCTGCTTTACAAGGATTGGGTCTTAATAATCTATTACGTAAAACCGTGAAGAATATAATAAAAAAAAATTTAGATAACCCTCCTTCATTAGAAGAGAGATTAGAAGAGAGAGTAGTGGAAAAAATAAAATCATCTTCTTCTAATCATTCTATTAGAGTTGCTATTGTCGGTCGACCAAATGCTGGGAAGTCTATGCTTATCAATCGTATTTTAGGTGAAAATCGTTTAATCGTATATGATTTCCCTGGTACAACTCGAGAAAAAATTACCATACCTATAGTCAGGAATAATAAGCATTATACCTTAATTGATACGGCTGGAATACGAAAAAAAATAAAAAATAAAGAAGAAGTAGAAACACTTTCTATTATACAAACATTTAAAGCTATTAAAGTCTCACATATTGTTATGATTGTTATTGATGCTACAATCGGAGTAACGGATGAAGATTTATCCCTCTTAAAATCAATTATAGAGCGTGGGCATTCTATTTTAATTATTTTTAATAAATGGGATCTCCTGTCAGAAACAAGGAAGAAATATATAAAAAATGTATCTTTAATACGTCTTAAATTTGTAAGTTTTGCTCGTATACATTTTATTTCTGCACTATATGAAACAAAGAGTGGTTTGGATAAAATGTTTCAATCAATTAATGAAACATTTTTTTATGCAAATAAAAGAATTAGTACAGCTTTAGCAACGCGTATTCTGCTTGAAGCCGTAAAAAAACACAGTCCCCCCATTCTTCGTAGAAGACGTATTAAACTTAAATATGCTCATATAGGTGGTTATAATCCTCTTCTATTTATAATACATGGTAATCAAGTAAGAGCGTTATCTGAGTCATACAAACGTTATCTAGTAAATTATTTTAGAAATGCATTAAAAATTATAGGAAGTCCAATTCAAATAAAATTGATTGAATCCACCAATCCTTATATTTCTTAG
- a CDS encoding PQQ-binding-like beta-propeller repeat protein: MIKIYKHSVIILLSLIINLFFLHQGLTTTSVTISDYEKDRTIKIAEIWKDQIDKKKEKNHSKLCPVINNSHIFIANKKGRVKALSLDSGKIIWSVNLSPIFLNQSILLSGGISLSDNQIYIGSEKAIMYALHAKNGALLWKSSVAGEVLSIPVITQDSLLLQTENGMLQVLNKLDGTINWTIHIDTPFIKIRGTPSPILICNRAIVGTSNGIVSSILLNNGKILWQRNLSLYNKKEKNFRDITGIKSINHIVYAIAYNGILAAINLFSGEIIWYERIEGGEFRDFLVTENAIYLLDQNNRLIAWNIRERKIIWEQKQFIQENKLTDIILDANNIFIFDDKGYLYCINVMNGILLGKVKLIRSGLICSPIIYGNKLIIQSQYGMLHTFLIKRSR; this comes from the coding sequence ATGATCAAAATTTATAAGCACTCTGTAATCATATTACTATCTTTAATTATTAATTTATTTTTTTTACATCAAGGTCTAACTACTACATCGGTAACAATCTCTGATTACGAAAAAGATAGAACAATAAAAATTGCTGAAATTTGGAAAGATCAAATTGATAAAAAAAAGGAGAAGAATCATTCTAAATTATGTCCAGTTATAAATAACTCTCATATCTTTATTGCAAATAAAAAGGGGAGAGTAAAGGCACTATCTCTAGATAGTGGTAAAATTATCTGGTCAGTAAATTTATCTCCTATATTTCTTAATCAATCAATTTTATTATCTGGTGGAATATCCCTATCTGATAATCAAATTTATATCGGTAGTGAAAAAGCAATAATGTATGCACTACATGCAAAAAATGGTGCCCTTCTCTGGAAAAGCTCGGTTGCGGGAGAGGTATTATCAATACCTGTTATTACTCAAGATAGTCTTCTGTTACAAACTGAGAATGGGATGTTGCAAGTACTTAATAAATTAGATGGTACTATTAATTGGACCATTCATATTGATACCCCTTTTATAAAAATACGTGGTACTCCTTCTCCAATTCTTATATGTAATAGAGCAATAGTAGGAACTAGTAATGGGATAGTGAGTTCAATACTCCTTAATAATGGTAAAATTCTTTGGCAAAGAAATCTCTCTCTTTATAATAAAAAAGAGAAGAATTTCCGAGATATAACAGGTATTAAATCTATAAACCATATAGTTTATGCCATAGCTTATAATGGTATATTAGCAGCAATAAATTTATTTTCAGGAGAAATAATATGGTATGAAAGAATAGAAGGAGGAGAATTCAGAGATTTTTTAGTAACAGAAAACGCAATCTACCTTCTAGATCAAAATAATCGATTGATAGCATGGAATATAAGAGAGAGAAAAATCATTTGGGAACAGAAACAATTTATACAAGAAAACAAGTTAACCGATATAATATTAGATGCAAACAATATTTTTATCTTTGACGATAAAGGTTATTTATATTGTATTAATGTAATGAATGGTATTCTATTAGGTAAAGTTAAATTAATTAGATCAGGATTAATCTGTTCTCCCATTATTTATGGGAATAAACTAATTATACAATCTCAATATGGGATGTTGCATACTTTTTTAATAAAAAGATCAAGATAG
- the hisS gene encoding histidine--tRNA ligase, producing the protein MIKYIQSIRGMHDYLPNEVESIKNIENIIKNIVINYGYSEIRLPIVEKTALFKRAIGNYTELIEKEMYTFEDRNGEKLTLRPEGTAGCIRSGIENGLFHNQEQRLWYLGPMFRHERPQKARYRQFYQLGLEVFGQKGPDTDAELILLINRIWKKLGISDEILLEINTIGSPQSRLQYCKVLIDFLNENKTYLDKQCYSYINTNPLRILDKITPHTKNIFEKKQIPLLRHYLDDSSKKHFSNLCNLLKISDITYRINPYLVRGLDYYTGTVFEWISKNKNITKTICAGGRYDNLVEKLGGKNTPAVGLAIGLDRLFLLLKEIKNKNFIIPSRIDAYLIYDGNHIQNIAKAIKISEEIRCYFPLIRIRMNHGGGSLKTQFHRANKCGARFALMLNELQQSDTIILKNLDTGQQEILSQSAILSRLESLVNVNNIS; encoded by the coding sequence ATGATAAAATATATCCAATCTATTCGTGGTATGCATGATTATCTTCCTAATGAGGTAGAATCTATAAAAAATATAGAAAATATAATAAAAAATATAGTAATAAATTATGGTTATAGTGAAATTCGATTACCAATCGTTGAAAAAACGGCTCTTTTTAAACGTGCTATTGGGAATTATACTGAACTTATAGAAAAAGAAATGTATACCTTCGAAGATAGAAATGGAGAAAAACTAACACTGAGACCAGAGGGGACAGCTGGTTGTATAAGATCCGGAATTGAAAATGGATTGTTTCATAATCAAGAGCAACGTCTATGGTATCTTGGACCAATGTTTAGACATGAACGTCCACAAAAAGCTCGATACCGTCAATTTTACCAATTAGGATTAGAAGTATTTGGACAAAAAGGTCCTGATACGGATGCAGAATTAATTCTATTAATTAATAGAATATGGAAAAAACTAGGAATAAGTGATGAAATACTCTTAGAAATTAATACAATAGGGTCACCACAATCTCGTTTACAATATTGTAAAGTATTAATAGATTTTTTAAACGAAAATAAAACCTATCTAGATAAACAATGTTATTCTTATATTAATACAAATCCATTACGAATTTTAGATAAGATAACACCTCATACTAAAAATATTTTTGAAAAAAAACAAATACCATTATTACGCCACTATTTAGATGATTCCTCTAAAAAACATTTTTCTAATTTATGTAATTTATTAAAAATTAGTGATATTACATATCGAATAAATCCATATTTAGTAAGAGGATTAGATTATTATACTGGAACTGTATTTGAATGGATTAGTAAAAATAAAAATATTACCAAAACGATTTGTGCTGGGGGAAGATATGATAATTTAGTAGAAAAACTAGGTGGTAAAAATACCCCTGCAGTTGGATTAGCTATAGGTTTAGATAGATTATTTCTTTTGTTAAAAGAAATAAAAAATAAGAATTTTATCATTCCATCAAGAATTGATGCATATTTAATATATGATGGAAACCATATACAAAATATTGCGAAAGCTATAAAAATATCCGAAGAAATTCGATGTTACTTCCCATTGATACGAATTAGAATGAATCATGGAGGAGGAAGTTTAAAAACACAATTTCATCGTGCGAATAAATGTGGAGCACGTTTTGCTTTAATGCTCAATGAATTACAACAATCAGATACAATTATTCTAAAAAATTTAGATACAGGTCAACAAGAGATTCTATCTCAAAGTGCAATTTTATCTCGACTTGAATCTCTTGTAAATGTTAATAACATTTCATGA
- the ispG gene encoding flavodoxin-dependent (E)-4-hydroxy-3-methylbut-2-enyl-diphosphate synthase, with product MQINRRKSKRIYVGEIPIGDGAPISVQSMTNTKTTNIPETVQQIKELQSAGADIVRVSIPTLEASEAFQCIKKQVTIPLIADIHFDYRIAIKSAEYGADCLRINPGNIGNESRIRSVIDCAREKNIPIRIGINSGSLERKIQNIYKKPTVEALLESAMRHIDILDRLNFDNFKVSIKSSDVMTTIKSYKLLASQINQPLHLGVTEAGSARSGSIKSAIGLGLLLNEGIGDTIRVSLAANPVEEVKVGFEILQSLKIRKRGINFIACPTCSRQEFNVINTVNILEQRLADIITPMNVAIIGCVVNGPGEASMANIGIAGGRKKSSFYEDGVHYSERIENHIIIDELEFRIRKKAKFLDERKNYIGTTRVNQLDK from the coding sequence ATGCAGATTAATCGTAGAAAATCAAAAAGAATTTATGTAGGAGAGATACCGATAGGGGATGGTGCACCAATATCGGTGCAATCCATGACTAACACCAAAACAACTAATATTCCAGAAACAGTACAACAAATTAAAGAACTACAATCTGCGGGAGCAGATATTGTACGTGTATCCATACCAACATTAGAAGCTAGTGAAGCATTTCAATGTATAAAAAAACAAGTCACCATCCCATTAATAGCCGATATACATTTTGACTATCGTATTGCTATAAAATCTGCAGAATATGGTGCAGATTGTCTTCGTATTAATCCTGGAAATATTGGAAATGAATCAAGAATTCGTTCAGTAATAGATTGTGCTCGTGAAAAAAATATTCCCATTCGTATAGGTATTAATTCTGGATCTCTTGAACGTAAAATTCAAAATATATATAAAAAACCGACAGTAGAAGCACTTTTAGAATCAGCTATGCGTCATATAGATATATTAGATAGACTAAATTTTGATAATTTTAAAGTAAGTATTAAATCTTCTGATGTAATGACAACCATTAAATCTTATAAATTATTAGCATCTCAGATTAATCAACCTCTTCACTTAGGTGTAACAGAAGCGGGTAGTGCAAGAAGTGGTTCAATAAAATCCGCTATTGGTTTAGGTTTATTATTAAATGAGGGTATTGGTGATACTATTCGTGTTTCTTTAGCTGCAAATCCAGTAGAAGAAGTAAAAGTAGGATTTGAAATACTTCAATCGTTAAAAATTCGTAAAAGAGGAATTAATTTTATTGCTTGTCCAACTTGTTCGCGACAAGAATTTAACGTAATCAACACTGTTAATATTTTAGAACAACGTTTAGCAGATATTATTACTCCTATGAATGTTGCTATTATAGGATGTGTCGTAAATGGCCCGGGTGAAGCATCTATGGCAAATATAGGAATAGCAGGGGGTAGAAAAAAAAGTAGTTTTTATGAAGATGGTGTACATTATTCAGAACGTATTGAGAATCATATAATAATTGATGAACTAGAATTTCGTATTCGTAAAAAGGCAAAATTTTTAGATGAAAGAAAAAATTATATTGGTACTACAAGAGTCAATCAATTAGATAAATAA
- the rlmN gene encoding 23S rRNA (adenine(2503)-C(2))-methyltransferase RlmN: MNRNDENKKINLLDLDRTNMEKFFNDIGESPFRVNQLMKWIYHHYCDDFDKMTNFNLTLKNKLKKLAVISVPPIVKEQISSDGTIKWALEIDQQVIEMVYIPEIKRSTLCISSQIGCPLQCSFCYTAQQGLYRNLRLSEIVGQIWQAKKFLISKKKEHLLTNENILTNIVFMGMGEPLLNFNNVLSAISIMLDSFGFGLSKRHITLSTSGIIPALNKLSKSSIDIILAISLHAPNNTIRNKIMPINKKYNIEELLSTLKKYYSQESLSKKKKITIEYLMLDTINDHIDHAHELAQKLKNIYCKINLIPWNKFPNAPYKSSSNKKIKQFANILKKYGFTTTIRKIRGNDINAACGQLSGKIIYANKQIKYQKMIDRMNI; encoded by the coding sequence ATGAATAGAAATGATGAGAATAAAAAAATTAATCTATTAGATTTAGATCGTACCAATATGGAAAAATTTTTTAATGATATTGGTGAATCTCCTTTTAGAGTCAATCAATTGATGAAATGGATATATCATCATTACTGTGATGATTTTGACAAAATGACAAATTTTAATCTAACATTAAAAAATAAACTCAAAAAATTAGCGGTCATATCGGTTCCTCCGATAGTAAAGGAACAAATTTCCTCTGATGGAACGATAAAATGGGCTCTAGAGATAGATCAACAAGTTATTGAAATGGTATATATTCCCGAAATAAAACGTTCTACGTTATGTATTTCTTCTCAAATAGGATGTCCTCTTCAATGTAGTTTTTGTTATACTGCACAACAAGGATTATATCGTAATTTGCGTCTATCAGAAATTGTTGGACAAATATGGCAAGCAAAAAAATTTTTAATATCTAAAAAGAAAGAACATCTTCTTACTAATGAAAATATTCTTACTAATATAGTGTTTATGGGTATGGGTGAACCATTACTCAATTTTAATAATGTCCTCTCAGCTATATCCATTATGTTAGATAGTTTTGGATTCGGATTATCAAAACGTCATATTACTCTTTCTACATCTGGTATAATACCAGCATTAAATAAATTAAGTAAGTCTTCTATTGATATAATATTAGCTATATCTTTACATGCTCCAAATAATACGATTCGAAATAAAATTATGCCTATAAATAAAAAATATAATATAGAAGAATTATTATCTACTTTAAAAAAATACTACTCTCAAGAGAGTCTTTCTAAAAAGAAAAAAATTACAATCGAATATCTTATGCTTGATACTATCAATGATCATATTGATCATGCACATGAACTAGCACAAAAATTGAAAAATATATATTGTAAAATTAATTTGATTCCTTGGAATAAATTTCCAAATGCTCCTTATAAGAGCAGTTCTAATAAAAAAATTAAACAATTTGCTAATATATTGAAAAAATATGGCTTTACTACAACTATTCGTAAAATAAGAGGGAATGATATTAATGCCGCATGTGGACAATTATCTGGAAAAATTATCTATGCTAATAAACAAATAAAATACCAAAAGATGATTGATAGAATGAATATTTAA
- the lysS gene encoding lysine--tRNA ligase encodes MFQSSSKDNNTTIYPNDINTELISRRNKLKKIREQGIAFPNDFRRNAITNQLHIQYAKTSKNELEQLNIQVILAGRLMKKRIMGKASFAVIQDMGGQIQLYISYNHLFRQNDYAQFKTWDLGDIIGIKGKLFRTNMGELSVLCKEIRLLTKSIRPLPEKFHGLSDKETCYRKRYLDLITNKESRSVFQNRSLIIKEIRQFLINLDFLEVETPMIQTLPGGATARPFRTYHNALHMDMYLRIAPELYLKQLVIGGFEKLFEINRNFRNEGISSYHYPEFTMIEIYMAYADYQDLMILLEDLIRTITKCVLGNYIIQYKDYTVNINQPFDKMTMKEAICRRFQSILNVENIDNFTILSSFAQSIDVKIEKNWGIGRIQTEIFESEIQKYLIKPTFITAYPVEVSPLARCNDHNPSVTDRFELFIYGCEISNGFSELNDPEEQAIRFHHQVINKKYECSDDIAFYDEDYIHALEYGLPPTAGLGIGIDRLVMLLTNRPSIRDVILFPTLRPPIRIKN; translated from the coding sequence ATGTTTCAATCATCTTCCAAAGATAATAATACAACAATATATCCAAATGATATTAATACTGAATTAATCTCTCGCAGAAACAAGTTAAAAAAAATTCGTGAACAAGGGATTGCATTTCCAAACGATTTTCGTCGTAACGCTATTACTAATCAATTACATATACAATATGCTAAAACAAGCAAAAATGAGTTAGAACAATTAAATATTCAAGTGATTCTAGCTGGTCGTTTAATGAAAAAACGTATAATGGGAAAAGCTTCATTTGCTGTTATTCAAGATATGGGAGGACAAATACAACTTTATATATCATATAATCATTTATTTCGGCAAAATGATTATGCTCAATTTAAAACATGGGATTTAGGGGATATAATTGGTATAAAAGGGAAACTATTTCGAACTAATATGGGAGAATTATCAGTTTTATGTAAAGAAATTCGTTTATTAACTAAATCTATACGACCATTACCAGAAAAATTTCATGGTCTTTCGGATAAAGAAACTTGCTATAGAAAACGTTATTTAGATTTAATTACTAATAAGGAATCAAGATCTGTTTTTCAAAACAGATCATTAATTATAAAAGAAATTCGTCAATTTTTGATTAATCTTGATTTTTTAGAAGTAGAAACACCTATGATACAGACTTTACCTGGTGGAGCAACAGCTCGACCTTTTCGCACCTATCATAATGCACTACATATGGATATGTATTTACGCATTGCACCAGAATTATACTTAAAACAACTCGTTATTGGAGGATTTGAAAAATTATTTGAAATCAATCGTAATTTTCGTAATGAAGGGATATCATCCTATCATTATCCTGAATTTACTATGATAGAAATTTATATGGCTTATGCAGATTACCAAGACCTTATGATATTATTGGAAGATTTAATTCGTACTATTACTAAGTGTGTGTTGGGAAATTATATAATACAATATAAAGATTATACCGTTAATATAAATCAACCATTTGATAAAATGACCATGAAAGAAGCAATCTGTCGTCGTTTTCAATCCATTCTAAATGTAGAAAATATAGATAATTTTACTATATTAAGTTCTTTTGCTCAATCAATAGATGTAAAAATAGAAAAAAATTGGGGTATTGGTCGAATACAAACAGAAATATTTGAATCAGAAATACAAAAATATTTAATTAAACCTACTTTTATTACAGCATATCCAGTAGAAGTTTCACCGTTAGCACGTTGTAATGATCATAATCCATCTGTAACAGATAGATTTGAATTATTTATTTATGGATGTGAAATCAGTAATGGTTTTTCCGAACTCAATGATCCAGAAGAACAAGCTATACGTTTTCATCATCAAGTAATAAACAAAAAATACGAATGTTCCGATGATATTGCTTTTTATGATGAAGACTATATTCATGCATTAGAATACGGTTTGCCTCCAACCGCTGGATTAGGAATTGGTATTGATAGATTAGTTATGTTACTTACTAATCGTCCTTCTATTCGAGATGTTATTTTATTTCCAACTTTACGACCACCCATAAGAATAAAAAATTAA
- the prfB gene encoding peptide chain release factor 2 (programmed frameshift) codes for MFEIHLIKNRLQDILRRKNILMEYLNYKTKKKEIKAINSSLESPNIWRNPIQLKKLRKELTILELIVNQINQLKTNITDIINLIELIEDQYDEEFALELQESLNNVENHINNIEYFYLFAKNPENISDCYMDITAGSGGTEAQDWAEILLRMYLRWSEIRKFKTEIIEKSEGEKAGIKSATIKIIGDYAYNWMRTETGIHRLVRKSPFDSGGRRHTSFGSVFVYPEIKDNINITINPSDLRIDVYRASGAGGQHVNRTESAVRITHLPTKIVTQCQSDRSQHKNKERALLQLKAKLFKIEKDKKFLEKKILENNKSEIGWGNQIRSYILDDSRIKDLRTGLETRNIESVLDGNLEEFIKTSLKLGL; via the exons ATATTTGAAATTCATCTCATAAAAAATCGTCTTCAAGATATCTTAAGAAGAAAAAATATTTTAATGGAGTATCTT AACTATAAGACTAAAAAAAAAGAAATAAAAGCAATTAATAGTTCACTTGAATCTCCTAATATATGGAGAAATCCTATTCAATTAAAAAAATTAAGAAAAGAACTTACTATTCTTGAATTAATTGTCAATCAAATCAATCAATTAAAGACAAATATAACAGATATAATAAATTTAATAGAACTAATAGAAGATCAATATGATGAAGAATTTGCTCTTGAGTTACAAGAATCTCTAAATAATGTAGAAAATCATATTAATAATATTGAATATTTTTATTTATTTGCTAAAAATCCTGAAAATATTTCTGATTGTTATATGGATATAACAGCAGGCTCTGGAGGAACTGAAGCTCAAGATTGGGCAGAAATATTATTGCGTATGTATCTTAGATGGTCAGAAATTAGAAAATTTAAAACGGAAATTATTGAAAAATCAGAAGGAGAAAAAGCTGGAATTAAATCTGCAACAATTAAAATAATAGGAGATTATGCTTATAATTGGATGCGCACAGAAACAGGCATTCATCGTTTAGTACGTAAAAGTCCATTTGACTCTGGAGGTCGTCGTCACACTTCATTTGGTTCCGTTTTTGTTTATCCAGAAATAAAAGATAATATTAATATTACTATTAATCCATCAGATTTACGTATTGATGTTTATCGAGCATCTGGAGCTGGGGGACAACATGTAAACCGGACCGAATCTGCTGTACGTATTACACATCTTCCTACTAAAATCGTTACACAATGTCAAAGTGATAGATCCCAACATAAAAATAAAGAAAGAGCTTTACTGCAATTAAAAGCGAAATTATTTAAGATTGAAAAAGATAAAAAGTTTTTAGAAAAAAAAATATTAGAAAATAATAAATCTGAAATAGGATGGGGTAACCAAATTCGTTCATATATACTTGATGATTCACGTATTAAAGATTTGCGTACTGGGTTAGAAACTCGTAATATAGAATCGGTATTAGATGGAAATTTAGAAGAATTTATTAAGACTAGTCTTAAATTAGGACTATAA